The Amaranthus tricolor cultivar Red isolate AtriRed21 chromosome 14, ASM2621246v1, whole genome shotgun sequence DNA window TTCCAACATAAGGCCCGTCTTGTTGCTCGCGGTTTTAATCAACGAGAAGGGATAGATTTTCATGAGACCTATAGTCCTGTTATAAAACCTGTGACCATTCATATTGTCTTAACTCTTGCTACTGTTAAAGGATGGAAGTTACGGCAACTAGATATCAATAATGCATTTCTTCAAGGTTGTTTGGATGATGATGTTTATGTTACTCAGCCTCCTGGATATATTGATGCTACTAACCCGCATTATGTGTGCAAATTAAAAAGGCGCTTTATGGGCTTAAACAGGCTCTCCGGGCATGGTTTAAACAATTGAGTTCTTTTCTTCTCTCTATGGGTTTCAAAAATTCCATTTGTGATTCTTCTCTTTTCATTTATCTACATAATAATTTATGCATTTATGTCttggtttatgttgatgacatagTTGTTACGGCTAATGATGACACTGTTCTTGACAAGTTTATCACCAGGCTATCTGCTCGATTTTCATTAAAAGATCTTGGTCTTCTATCTTACTTCCTTGGCATTGTGGTTCAACACACTTCCTTAAGGACTTGTTCTCAATCAACGACAATACATTCTTGATCTTCTTGTTAAAATCAAAATGGTTTATGCTAAGCCTGCTGTTACACCACTTGTAGTTGATCCTCATCTGACTAAAGTCGGTTCTCTATATTCCAATCCACTTGAGTATCGTGCTCTTATTGGCAGTCTACAATATCTTGGCCTTACACGTCCCGATGTAGCCTTTGCTGTCAACAAATTAGCACAATATATGCAATCTCCTACCGATGATCATTGGAATGCTTTGAAACGACTTCTTCGCTATCTTGTTGACACTATTGATTATGGCTTGATTCTCCGTaataattctctttctcttcatGCTTTTTCGAATGTGGATTGGGCTCGAGACAAAGATGATTATATCTCTACCTCAGCTTATATTGTGTACCTTGGCTCTAATCCTATATCATGGTCTTCTCGCAAACAACGCACTCGTGCACGCTCGTCTACGGAGGCCGAATACAGAGCGGTCGCTTCCACCACCGCTGAGCTTCTTTGGTTGAAGAATTTATTCATTGAAATCGGTCTACCAATCTCCTCCAAACCggttatttattgtgataatttgGGTGCTACATATGTTAGTGCTAACCCCGTCTTTCATTCTAAGATGAAACATTTGCGTCTAGACTATCATTTTGTTCGAGAAAATGTGCAAGCTAGTTCTCTACGAGTTTCCTTTATCTCCGCCCATGATCAAGTGGCTGACTTGTTAAATAAGCCACTTCCTCGGTTGTTATTTCAGAATTTTGTTAGCAAAATTGGTCTTCTTACTCACAAGCCCATTTTGAGGGGATGTAAACCCAATTACTTAATTATTTCTTGTTTTcttgatttggtttgttttaggATTATATAACAAATCCTCCTtgtaattgtatatatattaccCTCTCtagtattaaaattacaaattttatgattaaattCTTCCACTCTCTATAGTATGGCTTAATTACAAGATGATGCTTGTCGTATTGGCTTTTAGCGAGTATTTTCCGTCATGTTCTAACAACGTAACTTGCAATGTTGCATTCAATTTTGAGCAAAAACTACGAGAGAATTTGTGTCAAAACTTGACATGTAACCTGGGCAGAAGGTTCTAGATGTGGGTTATGGCATAGGCGGAGTCAATTTCTACATGGCAGAGAATTTCAACTGGAGGTGGTGGGAATCGATTTTTCCATTAATATGATCTCCATTGCTCTTAAGCGTGCAGTTGGGCTCAATTGTGCTGTCAGAGTTTGAGGTTGCTGCTTGTACTACCATATCATTTCCTGATGACAGTTTTGATGTAATTTACAACCGTGATACCATCCTCCATATTCAGGTGATTTAACTTGATGTTTACTAAATATTGCTCATGTGAACTTTAGTCTGTAATCTAGGGTTAATGAGAAATAACGTCTTGTTATTACAAGGGGAAGGTTGAGTATATGTACATCCCAACTGTTAGAATAtttaacatatcctggggcctcaaccatcagcttaaaattttggttgagttgatctCTTgccatggtatcagaagccaatgtgATAAGAGGTCACGAGTTCAAATCTTAACCactcctcatttaaagtggaatattcagtgtATGTGCACATCCACACTTCTATCCCAATGGGcactcgtgtgagggggcgtattagaatatataacatatcccgaggcttcaaccatcagcttaagtttttggttgaattggtttcttgacacCGACCACCCCCAAGTCTCGCCTATGGGGAAGCTACTTCACATTGGGGTAACTGGAAATGTCATGCGTGTGCTATACTTTCTTGTTGGAATGACTTtgctatattattttattttctcagGATATTTAGATCATTTTACAAATGGTTGAAACCCGGAGGCAAAATTCTAATTAGTGACTACTGCAGAAATGCTAGTACACGTCCCATGAATATAAAGCAAAGGGGATATGATCTTCATGATGTGCAGGTATATGGCCAGGCAAGTGTAAGACCTGTTCAATTCTTCTATTCTGTTTGATAATTCTAGAAGCTCTTTCCATTAAGCAGGCTGAAAACTCTACATTGTTTTTAAGATGCTAAGAGACCCTGGATTCGATGAAGTTATTGCCGAGGATAGGACTGATCAGGTTCGTTAGTCGCCCTTTTTATTTCCCTTCGTATACATTCTACATTTGCTACTTATGGTGTTATGTTATTTGTTTAGTTCCTTAAAGTTCTCGAAAGGGAGTTCGATGCAGTCGAGAAAGAATAAGAAAGATTCATCGCAGACTTCTATGAGGTTTGTATTCAGTTGCtaattgtcaaggaaccaactcaaccaaaagcttaagcagatggttgaggctccaggatatcttatatactctaacgcgtcccctcacacgagatccattgggctagaagtgtggatacgCATagacgctgaatattccactttcaaaatgaggggtggttgagattcaaaccggtgacctcttgtcacgttggctctgataccatgtcaaggaaccaaccatgtcaaggaaccaactcaactaaaagcttaagctaatcaCTCCTACTCGTGTTTGGATTTAGTTTACGCTAATAATGGCCTTGATCAGGAAAAATACAATGACATCGTTAGTGGTTGGAAAGCAAAGATGGCAAGGAGTTCAACAGGCGAGCAGCGACGGGGCTTGTTCGTTGCTGAGACGATTGTGAAGCACTGATAGATCTTTATTGGTACCTTAAACTGTTGGTTTTGTTGTGGTTTCAACTATGATCATATTTATCACAATAATAGGTCTACTTGAATGAGATTCAAAGCAGTAGATCAGTTGATTCTATTGATTATCTTTACTTAtgtaatgataataaaaaaaatcaaaactgtTTTTGTTCAATGATTGCATATAATAGAGCTATAAGGTGATGTTCTTTTACCATTTTAGAGAATTGATGCTTGcatctaggcatggccacggggcgggttacccggaaccgaaccggtcccgaaacgcttggaaccggatccggaaccggaaccgtttgcgacaggttccgaaccgcgaaaccgtgaaaccgccggaaaaaaagttgccggaaccgtgaaaccgccggaaaaaaacgtcgtgaaccgggtaaaaaacccgcggtttggaaccggaaccggtccgggagaactggtccaacggttccatggaaccggttctggaaccggaaccggaaccggaatcggtccggttgaaccggctcaacggttccgtggaaccgcaaccgggaccggtccggttgaaccggcccaccggttccatggaaccagtTCGCCAAAATGTTACCGTTTATGaccgttaactagccgttggagtttcctctatatatacttatcactttcaatcattttcattcacaactcatctcttctcctactctctctacttactctctctacttaattctttaattacgcaattattctcttaattacataattagtcttttaattatttcttcatttagttagttacataatttattatttatttatttcttaattttatatttctattattacttcaatattattaatcatgtcttcatttttgaaaaaagcctcaaaaaaagttactaaagtggcaaaatcattgggaggttccagttcgtccaaaagaaaggccactgctactccgtcggtatcaacaacaccttccattagtaattataattatgaacataattatcctgaagggtacgacccagaattacataattatgcagaagaagtggaaagagaaatacaaattgatgaagaagaacaacaagaagaggaaccaacgacccctattgggatacatatatctcgacagtcatcaacaagatcacatgaagaacaacaacaacaaagacaagctcgtggtaaacgagtcaatttccaaactatcggttagttttataattttattcttcaaattaattaaattttaaattattttttatttaattatagttttataattttaaattatttatttagatgaagatgaaccagtaagacaaccttttcctgcaatgccacctcctagtggtagagctgttttacatgtgtggtcgtatttcacaaaagaaccaaccgagaatccagatattttcttatgcacttgtcaaatttgtgaaagtcaaggagtaaagcccttagttgcatacaatttcgccagaggtaaatactttttaagttttttatacatacattatatattcatattttataaaaatttatttattgtgttttgtgaatacgtgttaggtggtggtacaggatcttttaacaaacatttggcaaagaagcatggaatcacaaaagaaactcatgcagcaagcggcagcgggaccacaagtggaagtggaagccgacagacacagtgggacattcccagcacaggtatgccttttagatataatcgtaatgatatgattgatgaattttctaggtatgtaatttgtgatgaattgacttttaaccacggtgaaagtagggcatacgagcgttacgCTAGAAAAActatgcaaccacaatatagagcaatccctaggagcactcttaaaagacgcacaattaaattatatgaatcaatgcgctatgaattagttgaaatgtttaaattttttaatggtagggttagcataacaactgatatttggtctgctcccccacatttagaatcttatatgtgtgtaacagcacattggatagatcaaaattggattattcaaaaaagaataattgcttttgagacaatgctagaaagacataccggtgaaaacataaaatatagattagtagagatatgtagagaatggaacttattagataagatattttgttgttcaactgataatgcaaccgcgaacattaaatgtctagaacttttgtataacgaacctgcatttagttttatccttgggggtagcttattacacatacgttgttgtgcgcatatagttaacttatcttgccaagctggcataaaataattaagcgatttattagaaccaattagggatatagtgaagtggcttaggattggaaagataaagagacgatacaaacaattatgtgaccaatatcaacttaaaaaagtgtattggtcattggatactcctacacgttggggctcaaccaacgatttattaagaaaggcgattgcttatcgtccagttataacacaactatatagtgagtgtacagatagttacatagctgatgacacttgggaattagctataggtgtacataacatattagaagcgtatgaccacgcgactaagattttttcatatgtttatgaaccgaacgttcacttagtaataagtgagtgtgttactattttttatcatctccttaaatatacgcatgatgatactaacccatatttgaagccgattcttgcagatatgatggaaaaatggaaggcatattttaccgaatttccttatatttatggaatcgcaaccattttggacccatgttttaaaactgaggtccttactaaagtaataggattttactaccaatcgttagatcgcctgcctactgatgtacataattatgtaggaacatgtaaaaaatatttagcagaactctacgattattacgctagtgtgtataacccaaaacgcgatacgtctaggcgtgctagcgttttggcacgtccctcttactataactTGGTAATAgataatataatgagtcaagatgatagttttataggatcatcttcttcctcgacctcatatttagaactagatagttatcttaaacaccactttgaaatagaccaaggtagttataatattttagagtggtggaaagaaaaatctgtaaaatttcccattttatcgagaattgcaaaggatatccttgcaattcccgcgtcaacaattgcgtcggagtctgcttttagtgcaggtagaagagttttggacgaaaagagatcttgTCTTGCTCCAcagagtattcaaatatgtatttgcaagaaagattgggatcaagcagagattcgaacacaaggactaaggaatgatgatgatcaagacgacgatgatgatccatggatgatgatggatacatctgcatcatcgtcaggaggagagtcagcggaagcatctaaccaaccacatgatgatgacgaagacgaataggatcaatccgacaacgataaatcaacattcaacaactataaataaaaggtatgacaaagaactacgtgggctttgattccttcgggatacgtaggcagcttagtattcctttgggtactactaggttcaagtccattttctccctttttttattaatcatctttatcggacattatcattgattcgtttgttattaatttatttttttcattctttttagtaaatatttcaataacgatgacaacttgacatgcaatgaatttcgctaataatcaagtaatcatcaaaggtacgtccgcaatattatagtatttttttattatataaatatttaaagaaaaaataaaaatggaaccgatgatccgacccgcccgtcccctgagttggaaccgccggaaccgcctcatgaaccgccaaggaaccgtttggaaccgcccggaaccggaactgttcgcgacaggttccaaatggaaccggaaccaggtggaaccggaaccggatggaaccggaacggaaccggaccaacccggaccgtggccatgtcTACTTGCATCTAGCAACCTTTCCTCTCCCTAGAATCCATTAAAATCCTTGGTAGAAGTGTTTAAATCAGACCCGATGACCTGATATTTACCCAACCTTGTAATCGAATCCGCCTTAAAAATGCATTATACTTATGTTAAAATTATATGGACACAAAATCCGATTTTAAACCAAATTGAAATATTTGACCCAAAACCGACCCGATAATCATAATGAAAAACTCTGGTCCTTGGAGAGGTAGTATTTAAAGTTTCATGGGGGACAAGCAGGTATTATGCGGAGTGGATGAGTTTGGGGTTGTATAAGGCCACATATTCCACTATCAATCACGTACACATTACTCAATGCGGGTAAGATATCGCATACGGCATACTATCTAGTGTCAccaaattcatacttatacacgCATACACCTCAACTGAGCCAAATGCACTAcgaatttcttaaatttttacTATTTGTCATCATATTTCTAActtattcaaaaaaattttgtaTAATGGTCAAGagaaaatattaacaataaaacttattttaatgGGAGTTTTATGACCAACTTACTAATATTGGATATTACTATACTTGATGTTTTACAATTTCAACTTAAGCAAtataattattgaatatttagtgtattaaaattaatttaaaagtaaaataatttttttttgaactgataaaaatattttaaagtagCGTAATcgttaaacttttttttttttttacaaataaaactACGAGAAAGTCATCGGATGCACTATGCACAAGGTgctataaaatacaaatttgataCTTATGGCTAGGGGTGTGCAAAATGAGGCCGGATTGACGGTTCAGACCGAAACCAATTCAGATCGAACCTCAATCGGATTGGACTAGGTGCGTTTGGTCTAGACTTCGGGTGTTGCTTATTCTTCATTCCGAGTTTCCCGTCCGGTTCGGTCTAAGCCCAGAAAAATATGAGTTGGACcggatatatataaaagtaatttcGAAAAGGATTGATATTTacgatttttatttatatacttATCTAAAGAGctttatatttcttatttctaacacaaaataatttttaacttaaatattttatttttatagtaattaatttgctaaattattttaaaatctttcattttttaattttatttttggtatcaaAAATTAATCCAACCGTGAGGTAATCGGATTAGACGGGGAGCGGATCGGATGGAACCGGTCCGATCTCTAGCCTTAACATAGTCAAA harbors:
- the LOC130799273 gene encoding uncharacterized protein LOC130799273, which produces MEPVRQNVTVYDQEVEREIQIDEEEQQEEEPTTPIGIHISRQSSTRSHEEQQQQRQARGKRVNFQTIDEDEPVRQPFPAMPPPSGRAVLHVWSYFTKEPTENPDIFLCTCQICESQGVKPLVAYNFGIRALR